The sequence CGTGCGGCGAAAAACTTCGGCCACCAACACAAACAACAGCACTAAACCAGCGAGGAGAAAATCCAAATCAATTCTTTTGATCGACGTCAAAAATAAGAGAAAGAAGTGGCGACCACCCGAATTGGAAGATCAGACTTGGTTTCCCTCTTGGCTGCGCGCTTATCAAGTGGCTTTCTTATCGACTTTGGATCGAATCACTCAACTGTACTTACCCGTCAATAAACTCTTGGAAGAGCTTAGCCCTAATCGGATTGTTGACTTGGCTTCTGGTTCAGGAGAGTCGGCAGTGAATGCGACGGCCACACTGAGAAAGACCGGGACTACTGTTCTGTTGACAGATAAATTCCCTTCCATCTCCGAAAGTTCAGATGACGGTCATGCGATTGTAGAATTGGATGTGCTCAAATCAGAATTGCCCGATGCAGACTTATACATCATGTTCAATGCATTCCATCATTTCGACAGCCAAGAGCGGGAATTGATTGCGAAGAAAGCGAGCCAAAACAACAGTCACCTTCTAATTATCGAACCACTTCGCCCTCGCGTCGATGTATTTTTCAAGGTTTTTCTCGCAACTTTTATCGGCCCTTTTCTGTTGGCTCCCTTTATGCGACCCTTTTCACTCAAGTGGCTACTTTTGACTTACATACTTCCTTTGGGAGTTTTGGCTACCATGTGGGATGGATTGGCCTCGGTGATAAAATCGCTCAGTCGTGAAGAGTGGGATGACTTGGAAAAAGGATTAACTCTCAGCGGTCGAACCGTGGAACAAGGTCTGCTAACTTCGCGAATGGCAAAACTCAAATACTTTTTGGTGAAATGAGGACCTTGAAAACGCTGTGGGAATTTACAAGACCGCATACCATTGTTGGTTCTGCGGTGAGTGTAACCGCCCTCTACCTGATGGCCGTTCGCGAGTGGGAATTCAGCTTCCTGTTCCTTCTGAGCTTGGTTGCGGCGCTGCTCTGCAATGTGTTTATCACGGGGTACAATCAATTAGTTGACATCGATCTGGATCGCATCAACAAACCCGATCTTCCCCTTCCTGCGGGAAACCTCAGCGTTCAATCGGCGCAATTCATCGTTTTCGGATCGCTGATCGCCTCCTTGACTATTTCGGCATACGCCTCTTTTTTCCTCTTGGGCTTGGTGGCGCTCATCGCGGCTCTTGGGTTTATCTACTCTTGGAAAAGAGTCTACTTGAAACGTCGGCACCAAACCGCTGCTTTTGCCATTATCATCGTGCGAGGTGTTTTGATCAATCTAGGCTTTTATGTGCTCTACTCGGGTGGCTATGATTTCCCCGTTGAGGTCTGGACGCTCACGGTTTTCGTAGTTCTCTTTAGTGCGGGCATTGCCTGGTTCAAAGACATACCCGACATCGAAGGCGATGCGCAAATCGATATCGGCAGCCTGGCGATCAAGCAGGGCGCTGCCAAAACCTTTTCGGCGGGAGTTTGGCTATTGGGTTTTGCTTATTCAATCGGAGCCTTCGCTCCTCTTTTTTTCGATTTCCGAATTGGTTCAGGTTGGGTCGTCACCATCGGTCATGCCCTTTTGGGAATCGCCTTTTTGAGCTTGGCTTCTAGGACGAACCCACTGGAAAAAAGGCAAATGAAACGGTTTTACCTCAGCTTTTGGGTTTTGTTTTTCTTGGAATATGTCCTTTGGGTAGGTGCGGTTTTCGCTAATCGTTAAAAACGAGAATTTTTAATTTTGTTGCTTTTGAGGCCCCGTAGTTCAATGGATAGAATAGAAGTTTCCTAAACTTTAGATCCAGGTTCGATTCCTGGCGGGGCTATTTTTTCGTGACAATTCTTCCATCTGTGGGCAGCCGCGGAATATTTCTCAAAGGCTTTGAATATATCTTCTCGAATTTCGTCTTTCACAAAAGCTCGATTTCATTGTTAGAGCTTCTGAACCTAAGATTCATTCCATGAGCTTCTACCAAGTATTTGACTTTCTTCGCGACCTTAACCAAAACAACCACAAAGAGTGGATGGACGAAAACCGAAAGCGCTACGAGCTGAATCGGGATTTTGTCATCAGCTGGGCCAATGATCTAATGGCAAAGGTTGCCAAAGCAGATGGGGAATTTAAGCCCGTGACGGGAAAGAAGGCCATTTCGCGCATCAACAATAACTTGATGTTCCATCCTGAGAAACCTGTTTACAAGGATCATTTCGGGGTGGAGATGAACTTGTCAGGAGGGCCAAGTGGTTTTTACGTTCAACTGGGACTTACGGGTAATTTCATCGGTGGCGGAATCTGGTCTCCCACAAAGGAACAGCTGGAAAAAATCAGGGGTGCCATCGACTATAACGGAGATGAGCTGCAGAAAATCATTGACAAAAAATCGTTCAAAAACACCTTTGGAAAATTATCGGAACAAGATCAGCTCAAAACTGCTCCCCGCGATTACAGCCAAGATCACAAAAACATCGAGCTACTTCGCCGTAAGCGATTTGCCGCCATGACGGACATCACTCAACAAGACATCCTTTCTGATGATTTTGACAAAAAAGTAGTTGACATCTACAAAAAGATGATGCCTTTAGGAAAATACTTGAACAAAGCGGTGAGCTTTTATATTGACTACCTCACCACACTCCCATTAGGCCAATCGCCACCCGGGCTTACAAAAGTCAATTTCCCTTCTTCGTCTTCGGCCATTAAAATCATCCCTTGAGATTCAACTCCACGAAGTTTTCGAGGTTCGAGATTGACCAATACGCTTACTTTCTTTCCGACTATTTCTTCGGGTTTGAAAAACTCGGAAATACCTGAAACCACGGTACGCTTGTCGATGCCCGTGTCCAAAGAAATCTTCAGCAACTTATCCGTTTTTGGTACCCGTTCCGCTTCCAGAATGGTGGCGGTGCGAATATCCATTTTCACAAAATCGTCGAAAGCAATGTTTGACTTTTGGGGCATCAGGGTTGATTTTGGTTCTTCTTCCTTTTTGAGTTTGTCGAGCTGTGCTTGGATTTCTTCTTCCTCAATTTTTTGGAAGAGTAACTCAGCCTTTCCGATTTGGTGACCTGCCTTGAGAACAGATGTTCTGCCGGCACTCGCCCAATCTCCCAATTCAATGTTGAGCATCTCGGCCATCTTCGCAGAAGTGTTAGGCAAAAACGGCGCACATACTATGGCCAGATTTGCCGCCAACTGAAGGCATTTTTCGATGACCTCCGCTGCTTTTCCAGGCTCGGTTTTGTTCAGTTTCCACGGCTCAGTTTCGGTTAGGAACTTATTACCCGCTCGGGCCAAGTTCATCATCTCGTTCTGGGCGTCGCGCATACGATACGCTTCGATAGCATCAGCTATCTTGCCGGGAGCCGAAGAAATCGCCTCGTCGACTTGAGTCGTATCGATGGTTCGTTCGCCTACTTCCGGAACCAGCCCGTCGTAGAACTTCTGTGTCAGCACCAAGGTGCGGTTCACAAAATTCCCGAAAACGGCAACTAGCTCATTGTTGACTCTAGCGCGGTAATCTTCCCAGGTGAATTCGCTGTCGCGGAACTCAGGGGAAATGGCGTTCAAAACATAACGGAGCTCATCTACCTTTCCGGGAAAATCGGCCAGGTACTCGTGGAGCCATACGGCCCAATCTCGGGAAGTTGAAATTTTTCTCCCTTCCAGGTTGAGGAATTCATTAGCAGGCACGTTGTCCGGCAAAATGAAATCTCCGTGCTCCTTGAGCAAAATCGGGAAGATAATGCAGTGGAAAACGATATTGTCCTTGGCCAAAAAGTGCACCAACTTGGTGTCTTCACTTTGCCAATAAGGCTTCCAGTCTTTTCCTTCGGCTTCGGCCCAGGCCTTGGTGGCCGAGATGTAACCAATCGGTGCGTCAAGCCAAACATAAAGCACTTTTCCTTCGGCGCCTTCGAGGGGTACTTTCACTCCCCAATCGAGGTCGCGGGTCATGGCGCGCGGCTGCAAACCACCATCAATCCAAGACTTGCACTGACCAATTACCTGCTTTTTCCATTCTGAAGGATCGTGCTGCCGTACACCTTTCAACGTACCTTTTTCGATCCAAGCCTTGAGCCAACCTTCGTGGTTTTCCATGGGTAGAAACCAGTGCGAAGTCTCACGCAAAACGGGCTTTGATCCACTAAGTGTGGATTTTGGATCGATCAAATCGCGTGGGTTCAAGGTCGAACCACAGTTTTCACATTGATCACCGTAGGCATTCTCGAATCCACATTTCGGGCACGTTCCCGTGATGTAACGGTCGGCCAAAAATTGCTCGGCTTCCTCGTCGAAATATTGCTCAGTGGTTTTCTGTGTAAACGAATCCTTCTCGTTCAACTTGAGAAAAAAGTCTTGAGCCGTCTTGTGGTGCAGCGGATCAGACGTGCGGTGGTAGATATTGAAATCAATTCCAAAATCAGCGAAGGACTTTTTATTGATCGTGTGAAATTCATCCACGATTTCCTGGGGTGTCTTTCCTTCCTTTTTTGCTTTGAGCGTAATGGCAGCACCGTGCTCGTCGCTTCCGCAAACGAAGACCACGTCTTTTCCAGCCATTCGCAAGTAGCGCACATAAATATCAGCTGGAACGTAAACTCCCGCAATATGACCAATGTGCAAGGGGCCGTTTGCATAAGGCAAAGCAGCAGTAACTGTATATCGTTTTGGGTTATTCAATGGGAAAATGCTTGATTTGTGTGCGCAAAGATAATGACTTAAACATGCAGGCACATACCCCAAGCTATCTTCAACCAGGCGATGAAATTCGAATCATCTCCACTGCCCGAGCCGTTGAAAAAGAATTTATTGACTCCGCTGTCACGGAAATCGAAAAAAGAGGATTCAAAGTTTCACTTGGTGAGAATCTTTACAAAAGAGACAATCAATTTGCGGGGACGGATGCCGAGCGATTGGCCGACTTGAACGAATCAGTGAGAGATAAAAATGTTCGCGCCATCTTCGCTGCTAGAGGCGGTTATGGTACGGCGCGACTTCTGAAGGGATTCGATGGAAAGGCCTTTAACAATGACCCCAAATGGATTTGCGGATACAGCGATATTACTGCCTTGCACAGTCATTTATTGAATGTGTTTCACACGCAAAGTATCCATTCCACTATGCCGCTGAGTTACGAAACCAATACCAAAGAGGCGCTGGACTCTTTATTTGAATTGCTAGAAGGAAAACAAGTAGACTACGAAGCTCCAACTCACAAATTAAACCGAGAAGGAAATGGCGAAGGAGCAATGATTGGTGGAAACCTAAGCATGCTTTACAGCCTATTGGGATCTACTGCCCAAGCTTCCACTGATGGGAAAGTTTTGTTTTTGGAAGATTTGGATGAATATCTCTATCATGTTGACCGTATGATGTTGGCGCTGGATCGAGCCGGTATTCTTAAAAACCTCTCCGGGTTAGTCGTTGGAGGAATGACCGAAATGAATGACAACAAAGTTCCATTCGGGAAAACAGCCGAAGAAATCATCGCTGACAGAGTAGCTCCTTATTCATTTCCTGTAGCCTTTAACTTTCCATCAGGTCATATCGATGACAATCGAGCTTGGACACATGGAAAAAAAATAAGGCTGACCGTTAGAAACGGCCAGCCTTCTTTGCTGTAGTAGTGGCTATTAGTCTATTCTCTTTCGAACTTGGTGTATTCTGCAGGAATCTCAAATAATGAGTCATCCAATTCACCTTTTTCCACTTCGTTCACTTGAAGATTGGTGAGTTCTACACCGTCAGTTTTCTTCTCTACACCTTTCATCGGAAACATTCCGTCGATATCAGGTACATTCATAAAGTAAACCGCGAGTTTATCTTTTCGGTTCAATGTCTCTAGCATTGGCACCAAGAAGTCAAAGTCATCATCTGCAACCCAGAAGGTTACTTCTCGACCGTCATCCTTTCCGGTTACCTTTACCTGAGTGCATTGGTATCCATTAATTTCTTGTGTCTTATTGGTCTTTTGCACATAGACATCCGTTTCGCGAGCTGGTCGCTTATTCGGTACATCAATGAACATTTGACGCTCGGGACTCAAAGCTTTTACGGTGTTAGCCTTAGTATCAACAATCATGATACCTTGGATTTCTCCGTTTTCGCCGAGTTCTTCCACACGCACTAAGTCACCTTTTACATAGTAAACATAGTTGGCCGTGACCGGTCCAATCGTTTTGGTAAATTTGATGGTTCCTTGGAAAGGTCCGGAGGCGAAGCCTGCGAATCCCATCATAACCCCCAGCATGATAGCTGCAATCTTTTTTGTAAATATTTTCATAACGAACAGTTTAAGGAACCTTTAGGGTTCACAAGTTTTTTGTTAGTATGTCATCGACCAATTCAATCGGCAAACTGGGCGAATCTCTGGCTTCTACGCATTTGGTAGGTCGAGGTTTCAAAATTCTTGAACAGAATTGGAGGTTTGGTAAAAAGGAAATCGATATTATCGCTGAAATAGAGGACTTTATCGTCTTTGTAGAAGTTAAAACCAGAGAAGAACCTTTTCCCGGAAGGCTGGAAGAATACATCAATAGAAAGAAGCAGAGACACATTATTTCCGCTGCTAACGAGTATATGCGATTAAAGGATATCGAAAAAGAGGGCCGTTTTGATGTGATTACAATTATCTTAAACAGAGGAAATCACGAATTAGAGCACATAGAAGAAGCATTTTACCCAACTTTGTAGGCTGAAATAAATACATGAGTACAGATAATAAAGACGGCAACCGTCGCAGATCAAAAGACAATTCATCTGAAGGAAGAGGTCGGGGTTCAAGAAAGCCCTCGGGAAACAAGTCCTATGGAAAGAGTTCGGGTCGCAAAAGGTTTGACAGCGACAAGGACAATAATCAAGATAGAAGAAGCGGAGACAGACCGAGAGCGGGAAAACCTTTTGACAAAAGAGAACGACCTACAAGGTCAGTTCCTGATTCTGATCGAAACGAGGATAACACAAGAGATAGAAAGTCTTTTGAAAAGAGGGGGCGTTCTTCAAGGTTTAAATCCGATGACAGAAAAAGCGACGGAGAAGGTGGAAAGAATTTCGCCACTAGCCGCGAGAATTATGATAAACAACACGGTCGAAAGAAATTCGAGCGCACTGAAGATACTCCCGTTTACAAATCAAAATTTGATAGAGAACGAGGGCGCAATAAGCCTTATAAAGGAAAACGTGGTGGAGAAGTTCTTCCATCTGAAGCCTCAGAACGCGATAACCGAATTCGCTTAAATAAGTACTTATCCAATTCGGGGCTTTGTACTCGCCGTGAAGCCGATGAGTTTATAGCATCGGGAATGGTAGAGGTAAACGGAAAAACCATCACCGAAATGGGATTTAAAGTAAATCCGGGTGATGTAGTAAAATATGCCGGAGAGCGGCTTTCGCCTGAAAAGCTGATTTACGTTTTGATGAATAAGCCCAAGGATTTCGTGACCACCATGAAAGAGTACAAGGGCAGTAGCACCGTGAAGCAATTGATGCGCGGTGTGGGAAATACGAATATTCTACCCGTAGGAAAACTCGACCGCGGTACTACCGGGTTAGTCATGTTTACCAATGACGGAGATCTGGCCAAGAAGCTCACCCACCCAAAACACAATGTCAAAAAGCTATACCATGTACTCCTTGACAAAAATGTAAAAGAAGAGCATCTCATACAACTGGTAGAAGGGGTTGAGTTAGAAAGCGGAACGATGGCGGCTGATGTGGTTTCATATGTCGGTGACGGCAAAGACAAGCGCGAAGTAGGAGTAGAAATTCACGGCGGTAAGAACCGCGTCCTCACCCAGCTCTTTGAAGGCTTAGGCTACAAAGTCATGAAATTGGATCGGGTGGTATTTGCCGGCCTTACTAAAAAAGATCTGCCCCGCGGACACTGGAGATTTCTAAATGAACAGGAGATCAACAATCTCAAAATGCTGAAATAATAGCAGTGGTTAAGGCGTTTCTCTCATTCAGAAGTTTATCCGTTTGAGCCGACTATTAAAATATGCCTTAATCCTGGTTGTGGTGGTAATCCTCTCTATGGCCGCGGCATTTTTTCTGGCCAAAAAATTCGAACCCGAAGTAAAGGATGCCATCGTCTACGAACTGAATCAGCACCTCAACGTGCCGGTTGATGTTGAGGACATCAATCTCAGTTTGCTCCAAAAATTCCCATACGCCTCATTGCGATTCAGCCAAGTGGTTATTCCTGAAGCGGTGAGCAATGATCCTGACACGCTGATTTATATTGAAGATCTGTACTTACAAATCGGCTTGCTCGATTTTCTAAGCAAGAACTATAAAGTAAGCGAGGCAGAAATCAACCGTGGTTTCTTCAATATGCAAATATTCGCGGATGGCTCGGACAATTTCCACTTTTGGAAAAGCTCGAGTGACACTACAGAGCAAACCTTTTCACTGACAAATGTAGAGGTAGAAGATTTCGAATATGTATTGAAAACTGGCTCCCGATTAGCGCTAGACATCCATGTAACTAGTGGAGAAGCCAATGGTAATTTCGGTGAAGATATATTCAACCTAAAGTCGGATGTTGATTTTATTGCCCGTTCTATTGTCTACGAAGACGATACCCTGTATAAGGAAACGACTATCGACGGACAGGTAGCTCTAAACATTGACACCAAGGCCAAAGTCTACACCTTCGAATCAGAAAAGATTCGTCTTGGGGAGGAAAAAACAACGCTCAACGGAGCTTATGACAATTCTGCCGAGAATGCCTTCTGGACAGTTCAGATCAATTCTGAAAATACAGAATTGGAAAATGCGGTAGCCCTCATCCCGCTTCCCAATCAAAGCGTTTTTAAAACTTATCAGCCTTCCGGCAATGCCGATCTGGATCTAAGCATTGCCACGAAAAATGGATTTGAACTGACATTAAACTTTGACGGCCTCGCAGGAGAAATCATCCATTCAGAAAGCTCAGGGCGAGCCGATGTATATTCAGGTCGTGGTACTTTAGAGTTGGCGCAAGGAAAAACCAACGTCACAATCAAAGGTTTGGAGGCTGGAATCGGCCCGGGTCGTTTTTCAACCAGCGGAGAGATCGCTAATTTAAATGCCCCCGATTTCGATCTGGCTCTTCAAGGAAGAATAGAGCTGGAAGACCTGAAGGAATTCCTGAATATAAGCTTTGCTGAGGTACTGGAAGGACGGATCGATGTTAAGGGTCAACTCAAAGGAAACTTTGACCGCACCGATCTGAGTACAGAGAGATTATTAAGAGGCCTAAACTTTCTAGGCGCTATCGTTCTAGAAGATGGTGCTTTTAAAACCGAAGGAAGGTCTCAGGTATTTGAAAAAATCGAAGGGAGCTTTGAGATTGTAGAAAACTCCATCAGAACAAAACAGTTGACGGCCGAAGTCGGAGACAATAAATTTGAAATCAAAGGCCAAATCAATAATGCACTTCCCTATTTGACGGGAAATGGTGGAAGTCTGGAAGTTGTAGCAGACTTAAAATCGAAAAGAATCTACCTGGAGCAATTACTCGGTGAATCTGAAGGTGATGATAATTCAACCGCCTTCAGATTACCTGCAAAAGTGGGATTCAAACTGAACATTGAAGTCGATCAATTGGACTATAAAGAGTTCACCGCAACAGCCCTATCAGGAAAAGCCTACTACCGCAATGGTCTCTTTACATTAAACCCTGCTAGGATGACATTGGCTTCAGGAACCCTTACGGGGAGCCTTCGGCTCAATCAAGTTGAGACTGGTTTTGAACTCGGATCAAACACTACGCTATCGCAAATGAACGTAGATGAGCTATTTGCCAACTTCGATGATTTCGGGCAAAAAGTGATCAGTCACGATCAAATAGAAGGGCTATTTAACGGTGCGGTAAACCTGACTTGCAGTCTGGATACCACGCTGGCCATTCGCAAAGAAAGTGTCAAGGCCGATGTTAACCTAAAAATAGAAAACGGCGAGCTAAAGGAGGTTGAATCGCTTATAGACATTGCAGATTACATCAAAGGAAATACCCTCTGGAATACCTTCATCAAAGTGGATGCATTGAAGGAGCGACTGAGAAACGTTGAATTCGAAACGCTCGAAAACAACTTGACCATCGAGAATCAAATTATCACAATTCCCGAGATGAAAATTGCTACATCGGTTTTGGACATTTCCGCATCGGGCACCCACGATTTTGACAATAATATCGACTATTCCATTGGCTTTCGCTTGAGCGAACTTCTTAGAACCGGTCGAGAAAAAGACAGCGAATTCGGTTACGTCGTAGATGACGATACGGGACTCCGCATTTTCATGCGTATGGCCGGAACCATTAAAAACCCTGAATTCAGCAGCGACAAAGAAACCGCCAGGGAAAAACGAAAAGAGAAGTTTGAAGAAGAGACGAAAACCTTCAAGGGCATTTTGAAAGAAGAGTTCGGACTTTTTAAATCAGACACTACTCTTAATGCCCCACCTGAAAAATCAGATGAAACGAAGCCGATTCAATTTGATGTTGAGTTTGGTGAGCCCTCTTCGACAGATACGTTAAAAAGTAAGAAGAAGAAAAGGCTGAGCAAAAAAGATCAAGACTTGTACGATGATCTGGAGGACGATGATGATCTTTAAAAGATTCTTAAATTTGAGTCCAAACCCGATCCGCCTATAGCATAGATCTACTCAGTAATTGAGAGAAAAATCGAATGAACTTATACTCGCGGAAGCAGCGATGGAAAGCAGTACTGCTCATCTTCGCTGTTGTGATAGTGGGATTATCGCTCTGGTACTCCAACTACATTGTAAATAAAATACGGCAAGAAGAACGCTTAAAGGTTCAACTATGGAGTGAAGCCGTTCAGCGGCGGCTCTCCCTGATCAACTATACTGAAAAGCTCTTTTCAGATATGCGGCGTGAAGAGCGCAACAAAGCCGACGTCTGGGCACAGGCCATTGGTAGAATTGCTCCTGCCACAGATAGTGAATTGCCCTTTTTGCAAACAATCATTCAAAACAATAGCACAATTCCCGTACTTGTTGTTGACGCGAAAAATGAGATCATTTCTTACAACAACATAGACTACAAGTATATTTCTACTCCCGAAAAAGCAGATAGTACTATAGCAGCCATGCGGGCTCAATACAAGCCCATTCGTGTTAGTAACACCTACTTCGATCACCGAGTGTATTACAAGGATTCTCGAATTATTACCGAATTAGAAAAAACACTGGATGACCTCATCAACTCCTTTATCAGTGAAACGGTAATGAACTCAGGGTCTGTGCCTGTTTTGGTCACAGATTCATCCCGCACAGGCATAGTCAACTTTAGCAATATCGACTCAACCTTAGTTGCAGATTCAACTATGGCTATTGCACAAATTGCTGAGATGGCTGCGAAAAATGAGCCTATCCAAGTGAAGTTTGGAGACCGCGTGGTGAATTATATCTATTACACTGATTCGATCATTATCACCCAACTTCGGTATTTCCCATTTGTCCAATTGGTTATTATTGGTCTGTTCCTATTTATCTCCTACCTCATTTTCAGCACTTTTAGAAATGCGGAACAAAACCAAGTATGGATAGGGTTGGCAAAGGAAACCGCTCATCAACTCGGAACACCCCTGTCAAGCTTGATTGCCTGGGTACAGCTTCTTGAAGCACGGGGCACCGATAAGGAGACCATCGCTGAATTGAATAAGGATATCAAACGATTGGAGATCATTACTGACCGTTTCTCCAAAATCGGTTCGGCTCCTGAACTTACGGATACGGTCATATCGGATGTTATGAATAGCACCATCGACTACCTCCGACCGCGAATCAGTAAAAAGGTAGAATTTAATATCAAGCAGAATCAAGACGGCGAAATCAAAGCCATGATTAACCAACCACTTTTCAGTTGGGTGATTGAGAACATCATCAAGAATGCAGTTGACGCGATGAATGGAAAAGGTAAAATCACCGTTGAAATTTGCAATGAAATTCAAAACGTCTACATCGATATTACCGATACCGGAAAAGGAATACCCGCGTCAGGGCATAAGGCCGTTTTTCAACCCGGATATACCACAAAGAAACGTGGATGGGGTCTCGGACTTTCGCTGGCAAAGCGTATAATAGAAATCTACCACAGCGGAAAAATCTTCGTGAAACGAAGTGAGCCGGATTCGGGAACGACTTTCCGAATTGTACTGAAAACCAACCAGTAAATGTCGGGAATATACGTCCATATTCCTTTTTGCAAGCAGGCTTGCACCTACTGTGATTTCCACTTCTCGACATCAAACAAACTCGTAGATCGAGTGGTTTCGGCTCTAACCAGAGAAGCCGAGATGCGGAAAAATGAAACGGCAGATACAATTCGTACCATCTACTTTGGTGGTGGAACACCAGGTATTTTGACGATCACCCAATTGGAAAAAGTCCTGTGCGCCATTCACAGGAATTATCATATTGATCCCGATGCAGAGATCACATTGGAGACCAATCCGGATGATGTTTCAAAAGAAAAAGCAAAAGGATGGGCACATCTTGGTATCAACCGATTAAGCATTGGAATTCAAAGCTTTTTCGACGAGCACCTGAGTTGGATGAACAGAGCTCATACTGCTGCTGAAGCTGAGAATTGCGTCAAAATCTCTAAGCAAATCGGCATTGATAACATGACGATTGATCTCATCTACGGCATCCCCAATATGACGATGGATGATTGGAAAGAAAACTTAAGTAAAGCAGTCGACCTGGGGGTGAATCACATATCGGCCTATTGCCTTACAGTAGAAACCGATACGGCGCTGGGTCATCGCGTGAAAAAAGGAAAAGAAAAACCGGTAGACGAGGAAGCCGCGGCCATACATTTTGAGTACATGGTGGACTTCTTAGCCTCGAAAGGCTTACGCCAATACGAAGTCAGCAATTTTGCTAAGCCGGGATTTGAATCCAAACACAACTCGGCCTATTGGGCAGGAGTGCCTTACATCGCTCTCGGCCCCTCTGCGCATGGGTTCAACGGAACTTCCAGATATTGGAATGTAGCTAATAATCCAAAGTATTGCTCGGCAATTGAAACGGGAGAACTGCCCACCACCAAAGAAACCTTGAGTCGCAAAGAGCGCTTCAACGAATGGGTGATGACGGGACTTCGCACTG comes from Cryomorphaceae bacterium 1068 and encodes:
- a CDS encoding HAMP domain-containing sensor histidine kinase; translation: MNLYSRKQRWKAVLLIFAVVIVGLSLWYSNYIVNKIRQEERLKVQLWSEAVQRRLSLINYTEKLFSDMRREERNKADVWAQAIGRIAPATDSELPFLQTIIQNNSTIPVLVVDAKNEIISYNNIDYKYISTPEKADSTIAAMRAQYKPIRVSNTYFDHRVYYKDSRIITELEKTLDDLINSFISETVMNSGSVPVLVTDSSRTGIVNFSNIDSTLVADSTMAIAQIAEMAAKNEPIQVKFGDRVVNYIYYTDSIIITQLRYFPFVQLVIIGLFLFISYLIFSTFRNAEQNQVWIGLAKETAHQLGTPLSSLIAWVQLLEARGTDKETIAELNKDIKRLEIITDRFSKIGSAPELTDTVISDVMNSTIDYLRPRISKKVEFNIKQNQDGEIKAMINQPLFSWVIENIIKNAVDAMNGKGKITVEICNEIQNVYIDITDTGKGIPASGHKAVFQPGYTTKKRGWGLGLSLAKRIIEIYHSGKIFVKRSEPDSGTTFRIVLKTNQ
- the hemW gene encoding radical SAM family heme chaperone HemW produces the protein MSGIYVHIPFCKQACTYCDFHFSTSNKLVDRVVSALTREAEMRKNETADTIRTIYFGGGTPGILTITQLEKVLCAIHRNYHIDPDAEITLETNPDDVSKEKAKGWAHLGINRLSIGIQSFFDEHLSWMNRAHTAAEAENCVKISKQIGIDNMTIDLIYGIPNMTMDDWKENLSKAVDLGVNHISAYCLTVETDTALGHRVKKGKEKPVDEEAAAIHFEYMVDFLASKGLRQYEVSNFAKPGFESKHNSAYWAGVPYIALGPSAHGFNGTSRYWNVANNPKYCSAIETGELPTTKETLSRKERFNEWVMTGLRTAKGIDLKRGQQEFDVDFKKIYSIEIERLISDGSAKLEGDQLTLTKKGMFLADGIASDFFILGHED